The sequence GCCCGACCACCATGATGTTAGTGGCGGGAATTAATACTTCTAGTGCGGCTGACCAGTCACACTGGGTTGCTGCATCCAAAGATTCCGGCAATGTGTCGAGAGCGGCCAGAAATGTTGGATCGTCTTGCCAATGCCCTGCAAGTAGCGCTCCGGCGACCAGACTGGCAATAAAGCTTTTAGTCGCGGCGACGCTAAGTTCTGCACCGGCATGTAATGGCATCGCCCATTCGGCACTGGTTGCCAACGGAGATGAGGCGTCATTCACGAGCGCAACTGTGGTCGCGCCACCGTCGCGGAAGTAGCGAATCGGGGCAATCACGTCGGGACTTTGGCCCGATTGAGAAATGGCAATGGCGAGTGCATCACGCGCTACTAATGGCGCGTTGTTCAGAGTGACCAAAGACATTGGTAAGGATGCGACGATGCGACCAAGGCGGGCCATGATCAGATAAGCGCAATAACTGGCCGCGTGATCGGAACTACCACGTGCCACGGTCAGAATACTGGTCGGTGGTTCGGAGCGCAATCTACGTCCAAGTTCTGCGTAGCGATCACGATCTTGCTTTAGCTGCGCGGCAACATGGGCGCTGGCGGAACACGCTTCTTCAA is a genomic window of Glaciimonas sp. CA11.2 containing:
- a CDS encoding SIS domain-containing protein, with product MLEEACSASAHVAAQLKQDRDRYAELGRRLRSEPPTSILTVARGSSDHAASYCAYLIMARLGRIVASLPMSLVTLNNAPLVARDALAIAISQSGQSPDVIAPIRYFRDGGATTVALVNDASSPLATSAEWAMPLHAGAELSVAATKSFIASLVAGALLAGHWQDDPTFLAALDTLPESLDAATQCDWSAALEVLIPATNIMVVGRGISFPLALEAALKFKETSAIQAEAFSGAEIKHGPMALINEGYPLLIFATRGPTQAGLLKLAEEMRGRGAKVLLAAPDDIAERNLTLPVAATPDLDPIVAIQAFYVMAAHLSLARGMDPDRPRHLSKITKTS